The Sphingosinicella flava genome includes the window GGCGGACGCCGGCTATGAAGTGGTCGCGACGGTCGACAATCTCGTCGACGCCCTGCGCGTGATCGAAACGGAAGCGCTCGACCTGGTGCTGAGCGATGTCCGCCTGTCGGGCGAAGGCGACGGCATCGACGTTGCCCGGGCGGCGGCGGCGAAGGGCGTACCGGTGCTGTTCGTGACCGGCAATTGCCCGGAGGAAGCGCAAAGCCTGGCCGTCGGCTGCCTCGCTAAGCCCTATACCGACAAGGAGCTGAAGGCGGCGTTGGACGTGCTGGACCGGAAGCTGTCGGGCGAGGAGGTGAAGAAGGTTCCGGGGGGATTGAGCCTTTATGCCAAAGCGGGGGCAAAGCCGGACTAGGCAAGGGGCCAGAGATCGCTAATCTGGCGCGTGAATAGAAGCGGAGGGACTTGCTTGGACAGGAAACCGACCGGCCTCAGGTTGCTGAGGACCGCGCTCCAGAACCGCAAGACGGGCATCATGCTGATCTTCGGCTTTTCGGCCGGGCTGCCCTTCTCGCTGCTGGTCGGCACGCTCAACGCCTGGCTTGGGGAGGCAAAGGTCGATCTGGCGACGATCGGCATTATCTCCTGGATCGGCCTTGCCTACGCCTTCAAATTCCTGTGGTCGCCCTTGGTCGACCGGACGCGCCTGCCTGTTGTGGGCCGCCTCGGCCGCCGCAGGGGATGGTTGATCGTCTGCCAACTGCTGCTCGCCGCCACGTTCGTTACCTTGTCCTTCACCGATCCGGTGCTGGCCATAGGCACTTTCGCATTGGTCGCAGTGGTCGGGGCCTTTGCCTCGGCTACGCAGGACGTGGTGATCGACGCCTGGCGCATCGATGTCGCGGACGAGGTCGCGACGGTCGAGATTTTGTCCTCCATCTATCAGATGGGTTTCCGCATCGCGGCTTTGGTCGGCGGCGCGCTCGCGCTGGTGCTATCGGAAAGGATCAGCTGGCCGGGCGTCTACGCCGTGATGGGGGGTGTGATGGCGCTGACTGTCATCGCCACCTTGCTCGCGCCTGACACCGCGCGGCCTCCGGCTGAATTGGGCGAGCGCGAGCTTCGCGAGCCCGGCGCGATCGACCCCAGGGTGCGCGCGGCGGGCCTTGCCGTCGTCGCAGCGGGCTGGATCTGGGCGATTCTCACCGTCGCCTTCTTCATGGTGCGGATGCTGAACCCGATTCCGAACGACCCCAACCCACCCAAGGCAAGCGACTTCACCGCCGAGACAGGGCCGTGGATCATCGCCGCTACCGTGCTGCTTCCGGCCCTTGTCGCCACTCTCTTCAATTGGCTGCAGAAAAAGGGACGGCACGTTCTGACCGAGGCGCGTCCTGCGGATAGCGCCGCCGCGCGGGGAGCCGATCATGCTTATGGCGCGCTGCTGCTGCCGTTGGCCGACCTGATCGGGCGGCTGCGCTGGGGCGTGGTCATCGCGCTTGGCATTGTGCTCACCTATCGCCTGACCGACAGCATCTGGGGGCCATTCGCCTTCCCATTCTACCTGACGGAGCTTCAGTATAGTGCGGACGAGGTGGCGTTCGCCTCCAAGATATTCGGCGTCTTCATGACGATCGCGGGCATTGCGATCGGCGGCGTGCTGTTCGTGACGCTCGGGCGGATGCCGACCCTCATCCTCGGCGCCATCGTCGCCGCCGCCACGAATTTGCTTTACGCGGACCTCGCGGCCGGAGCGCCCTTCATCGATGCCTTCGCCAACACCTTTGGCCTTAACAGTCTCGGCATCGATCCGCGTATGGTGCGGCTGATGATCGCCATTTCGGGCGAGAATATCGCGGGCGGGCTCGCGGGCGCGGCCTATGTCGCCTACCTCTCGTCCATAGCGAGCAAGAGCTATAGCGCGGTCCAATATGCGTTGCTGTCCTCGCTAACCCTGCTGGTCGGATCGTTGGGCCGGGGCGCGCTGGGCGAGATGATCGAGACCCAGGGTTATGTCGCCGTCTTCTATCTCACTGCCGCGCTCGGTGGTATCGCGGTGGTCTTCTGCATTCTCGAATGGATTCGTTCAGCGCACCAGCGGCGGCAGGAGGTAGCGGCGCCGGGGCTCGTTCCCGCAAGCGATGCGGCGCGGGTACAGGAAGGCGATACAGCGGCTTAAACGGGCGCCTCACTGTTCGCCTTCAGCACGGTGCCCGCGAGATAGAGCGAGCCCATGATGAGGACTGGGTCAGTGTCCCCCTCGGCTGCGATGCGGCCAAGGGCCTCGGCAACGTCCTTTGCAGGTTCCGCCCTGAAGCCTGCTTGGGCAGCCAGCCCGGCGAGCGTTTCCGGAGCATGATGCTCGTGTCCCGGCACGGGCACCGTATAAAAGATCGCTTCCTTCCCTTGGAACGCCGTCAGCACGCCTGACGCGTCCTTGTTGGCGAGAAGGCCGAGGACGATGTGGAGCGGGCGGCTCGCGAAATGATCGGCGATGGCCCGCGCGGCGGCGGGATTGTGGCCGCCGTCGAGCCAGAGCTCGGTCCCGATTGGCAGGAGATCGTGCAGCGGGCCGGGGCCAAGGCGCTGGAGACGGGCGGGCCATTGCGCCCCGTGCATGGCCGCTTCGAGGGCTTGGAACGGTACAGCGACACGATCCTGATGCCGGATCATCGCGACGGCGAGGGCGGCGTTCATCGCCTGATGCGCCCCTGCAAGGCGGGGGAGCGGAAGGCCGAACTCGCCGCCTTCGTCACGATAAAAGAGGTGGCCGCCACGGACTTCCGCATCCCAGGTTTCGCCACGGGGGAGCCAGAGAGCATCGGCCCGGGCGGCCGCCTGGCGGATGGGTTCGGCGACATTGGGTGGGTAGGGTTGAGTGACCAGCGGCACACCCGCTTTGGCGATGCCTGCCTTTTCAGCCGCTACTTGTTCGATGCGGTCGCCGAGGAAGGCCTGGTGGTCGAGCCCGAGCTGGGCGATGCCGCAGACGGCGGGGGAGGGGAGGACATTGGTGGCGTCGAGGCGGCCGCCAAGGCCGACTTCCACGATGCAGGCGTCCGCGGGCGTCCGCGCGAAGGCGAGGAAGGCCGCGGCGGTCGTTACTTCGAAGAAACTGGGAGAAATGCCGCTCGCGACGGCGAGGACTTCGTCGAGCAGGCCGGCGAGGTGCGCATCTTCGATCAATGTCCCGGCGAGGCGGATGCGTTCGTTGAAGCGGACAAGGTGGGGACTGGTGAAGACGTGGACTTTCAGCCCCGACGCTTCCATCGCGGCGCGGAGGAAGGCGCAGGTCGAGCCTTTGCCGTTGGTGCCCGCGACGTGGAAGACGGGGGGGAGGCTGCGCTCGGGATTGTCGAGGCGGGCGAGGAGGGCGGAGATACGCTCGAGGCCCAGCACGTCCGCGCCGGGGGAGAGGAGGGCGAGGCGATCGAGCTGCGCCTGAACGCGGGGATCGTCGGAGGTGGCGAAATCGGGCATTAGAAGAATGGAATAGGAAAATGCACGGATGTGCTCCTGCGAAAGCAGGAGCCTAGCGGCGCCGGACCTTCAATCTGGGCTCCTGCTTTCGCAGGAGCCCAAACTGCCTTTAATGACGGCATGGTGCGTTATGCCGCCTTCCGCTCCGGCGCCAGGTAGGACACCAGCTTCGCCAGACGTTCGCGCAGATCCTTGCGGTGCACGACCATGTCGACCATGCCGTGATCGAGGAGATATTCGGCGCGCTGGAAGCCTTCGGGGAGCTTTTCGCGGATCGTCGATTCGATGACGCGCTGGCCCGCGAAGCCGATCAGGGCGCCGGGTTCCGAAAGCTGGACGTCGCCGAGCATGGCGTAGGAGGCGGTGACGCCGCCGGTCGTCGGGTCGGTCAGGACGACGATATAGGGGAGGCCCGCTTCCTTGAGCTCGGCGATGGCGACGGTGGTCTTGGGCATCTGCATGAGGGAGAGAATGCCCTCCTGCATGCGCGCGCCGCCGGCCGCGGTGAAGATGATATAGGGGCAGCGCGCCTCGATCGCCGCGCGGGCGCCCGCGACGAAGGCGGCGCCGACGCCCATGCCCATCGATCCGCCCATGAAGGCGAAGTCCTGGACGCCGATCACGGCCTGTTCGCCCTCGATCGTGCCGCGCGCGTTGATCAGCGCGTCCTGCTCGCCCGTGCTCTGGCGGGCGGCCTTGATGCGGTCCGTATATTTCTTGCTGTCGCGGAATTTCAGCGGATCTTCGCGCACCTGCGGCTGGGGAAGGATCGTGTATCCGGGATCGAAGATCTGTTCGAAGCGGGCGCGCGGCCCGATGCGGCCGTGATGATCGCATTTCGGGCAGACGGAGAGATTCTCCTCATACTCCTTGGTGAACACCATCGTCCCGCATTCGCGGCATTTGTGCCAGAGATTGTCCGGCGTCTCGCGCTTGGGCAGGAAGGGTATGGATTGGCGGACGCGAGTGAGCCAGCTCATGCGGGAAATCTCCTTGTCAGCGCCCGATATGCGGATGCGGGCGGCTTTGTCCACACTTTCGGGCGCGGTCAGCCGAGCGCGGCGCGGATGATCCGTTCGTAAATGGCGGCGAGGATAGCGAGGTCTTCCACCGCCACCGCCTCGTCCAATTTGTGCATCGTCGCGTTGGGCAGGCCGAATTCGACGACCGGGCAGAGTTTCGAAAGGAAGCGCGCGTCGGACGTGCCGCCGCTGGTGGACAAGGTTGCGTCGAGGCCGGTTTCAGAACGGATCGCATCGGTCACGATGCCGGAGAGCGCGCCGGGAGCGGTCAGGAAGGCCTCGCCCGAAATCTTCGCCTCGACCTTGGCGCCGGGCGCGATGTCTTCCGCGATCGCGCGCACGCGGGCGACCAGGCCGGCGCCTTTCTGCATGTCGTTGAAGCGGATGTTGAGCCGGGCATGGGCGACGCCGGGAATGACGTTGCAGGCCGACGAGCCGCCGGACACTTCGGTCACTTCGAGATTGGAGGGCTGAAACCAGTCGTTGCCCTCGTCGAGCGGCATGGCCTTCAGCGCCTGGATCAGTGCCCCAAGCTTCGTGATCGGATTGTCGGCGAGGTGGGGATAGGCGACATGGCCCTGCGTGCCGGGGAGGTCGATCCAGATGTTGACCGACCCGCGCCGCCCGATCTTCACCGTGTCGCCGAGGCGGTGTTCGGAGGTGGGTTCGCCGACGAGGATCATGTCCGGGCGGATGCCGCGCGCCGCCATCCAGTCCATGAGCGCGACGGTGCCATGGACGGCAGGGCCTTCTTCGTCGCCGGTGATGATGAGGCTCAATGTGCCCTTATGCTCCGCCGTCCGCTCGCATGCGGCCAGGAAAGCGGCGATGGCGCCCTTCATGTCCACCGCGCCGCGTCCGTAGAGGAGGTCGCCCCTGATTTCCGGCTCGAACGGGTTGGAGGACCAGCCCGCACCGGCTGGAACGACATCGACATGGCCCGCGAAGGCGAAATGCGGGGCGCCTGATCCGCGCGTGGCGAAGAGGTTTTCGACCGGGCCGTCGGGCGCCTCGCCCGCGGTGAAGCGATGGACTTCGAAGCCGATGGTGCGGAGTTCCGCCTCCAGCACATTCAGCACGCCCGCCTCCAGCGGCGTCACGCTGGGGCACGCGATCAGGCGGCGGGTCAGGTCGACGGGATCGATTGCGGTCATTCGAAGCTCTCTCAAGAATGCTCCTGCGGAAGCAGGAGCCCAGTTTCGCCGTTCCGCGCCGCTGGGCTC containing:
- the dapE gene encoding succinyl-diaminopimelate desuccinylase → MTAIDPVDLTRRLIACPSVTPLEAGVLNVLEAELRTIGFEVHRFTAGEAPDGPVENLFATRGSGAPHFAFAGHVDVVPAGAGWSSNPFEPEIRGDLLYGRGAVDMKGAIAAFLAACERTAEHKGTLSLIITGDEEGPAVHGTVALMDWMAARGIRPDMILVGEPTSEHRLGDTVKIGRRGSVNIWIDLPGTQGHVAYPHLADNPITKLGALIQALKAMPLDEGNDWFQPSNLEVTEVSGGSSACNVIPGVAHARLNIRFNDMQKGAGLVARVRAIAEDIAPGAKVEAKISGEAFLTAPGALSGIVTDAIRSETGLDATLSTSGGTSDARFLSKLCPVVEFGLPNATMHKLDEAVAVEDLAILAAIYERIIRAALG
- a CDS encoding bifunctional folylpolyglutamate synthase/dihydrofolate synthase — translated: MPDFATSDDPRVQAQLDRLALLSPGADVLGLERISALLARLDNPERSLPPVFHVAGTNGKGSTCAFLRAAMEASGLKVHVFTSPHLVRFNERIRLAGTLIEDAHLAGLLDEVLAVASGISPSFFEVTTAAAFLAFARTPADACIVEVGLGGRLDATNVLPSPAVCGIAQLGLDHQAFLGDRIEQVAAEKAGIAKAGVPLVTQPYPPNVAEPIRQAAARADALWLPRGETWDAEVRGGHLFYRDEGGEFGLPLPRLAGAHQAMNAALAVAMIRHQDRVAVPFQALEAAMHGAQWPARLQRLGPGPLHDLLPIGTELWLDGGHNPAAARAIADHFASRPLHIVLGLLANKDASGVLTAFQGKEAIFYTVPVPGHEHHAPETLAGLAAQAGFRAEPAKDVAEALGRIAAEGDTDPVLIMGSLYLAGTVLKANSEAPV
- the accD gene encoding acetyl-CoA carboxylase, carboxyltransferase subunit beta — its product is MSWLTRVRQSIPFLPKRETPDNLWHKCRECGTMVFTKEYEENLSVCPKCDHHGRIGPRARFEQIFDPGYTILPQPQVREDPLKFRDSKKYTDRIKAARQSTGEQDALINARGTIEGEQAVIGVQDFAFMGGSMGMGVGAAFVAGARAAIEARCPYIIFTAAGGARMQEGILSLMQMPKTTVAIAELKEAGLPYIVVLTDPTTGGVTASYAMLGDVQLSEPGALIGFAGQRVIESTIREKLPEGFQRAEYLLDHGMVDMVVHRKDLRERLAKLVSYLAPERKAA
- a CDS encoding AmpG family muropeptide MFS transporter — its product is MDRKPTGLRLLRTALQNRKTGIMLIFGFSAGLPFSLLVGTLNAWLGEAKVDLATIGIISWIGLAYAFKFLWSPLVDRTRLPVVGRLGRRRGWLIVCQLLLAATFVTLSFTDPVLAIGTFALVAVVGAFASATQDVVIDAWRIDVADEVATVEILSSIYQMGFRIAALVGGALALVLSERISWPGVYAVMGGVMALTVIATLLAPDTARPPAELGERELREPGAIDPRVRAAGLAVVAAGWIWAILTVAFFMVRMLNPIPNDPNPPKASDFTAETGPWIIAATVLLPALVATLFNWLQKKGRHVLTEARPADSAAARGADHAYGALLLPLADLIGRLRWGVVIALGIVLTYRLTDSIWGPFAFPFYLTELQYSADEVAFASKIFGVFMTIAGIAIGGVLFVTLGRMPTLILGAIVAAATNLLYADLAAGAPFIDAFANTFGLNSLGIDPRMVRLMIAISGENIAGGLAGAAYVAYLSSIASKSYSAVQYALLSSLTLLVGSLGRGALGEMIETQGYVAVFYLTAALGGIAVVFCILEWIRSAHQRRQEVAAPGLVPASDAARVQEGDTAA
- a CDS encoding response regulator, translated to MLFGKRERAICRILVVEDEPLVAFDNEYRLADAGYEVVATVDNLVDALRVIETEALDLVLSDVRLSGEGDGIDVARAAAAKGVPVLFVTGNCPEEAQSLAVGCLAKPYTDKELKAALDVLDRKLSGEEVKKVPGGLSLYAKAGAKPD